A genomic region of Metopolophium dirhodum isolate CAU chromosome 1, ASM1992520v1, whole genome shotgun sequence contains the following coding sequences:
- the LOC132936665 gene encoding probable serine/threonine-protein kinase nek3 isoform X1, with product MDRNSRIYNFGPDGRDACWAALSSSWGRCSNQQGSFNSRSVNSCRSTKKTSVFKTSLSPRPQPPPSSSPRVLKRKSGVQQPSILANNRQSSSVEVVKLTILEPPSSNDQCNCSQSGYSELPVVNGVTSNNNNNNDNDKNNQKYEVLETIEFVNQKQQQLVCVTDSESSIDITEPATVYAEKPVFVLQNECDDPILSVSRPPTPSNANKQPIESAQQIEGDNVSSMSCPLTLPNTVEQPIESSQQIEGDNVSSMSGPLTPPYTVKQHIEMVHQIESDNVSSMSCPLTLSNTVEQPIESSQQIEGDNVSSMSGPLTPPSTVKQHIEMVQQIESDNVSSMSCPLTLSNTVEQPIESSQQIGGDNVSSMSCPLTMSIAVEQQNDSVQKTESDDVSYMSYPLTLSNTVETPNESSQQIGGDNVSSMSCPLTLSTTAEQQIEGENVSSVSYPLTMSIAVEQQNESVQKTESDIVSSMFCPLTRSTTAEQQIKRVQQIEGENVSSVSCPLTMSIAIEQHIENEQQIKSDPALSISSLLSLSIVVEQPVAAKNSVMTEVVVANHNKVSPVLSPQFPLMTSTTDKENSIFPKVVSPSSQPEDGNECTVQSSTGMMVLSDKPALSKYEMQIKEIDNNIISYSKSILCTVLVVVLLRVLF from the exons GATCATTTAATTCGAGGTCGGTCAATTCATGTAGGTCAACCAAAAAAACTAGCGTTTTTAAGACGTCACTGTCTCCGCGGCCACAGCCACCACCATCATCTTCGCCGAGGGTCCTCAAACGCAAATCGGGCGTACAACAACCGTCGATATTGGCCAACAATCGGCAATCCAGTTCGGTTGAGGTTGTGAAGCTAACAATTTTGGAACCACCGTCAAGTAATGATCAGTGCAACTGCAGCCAGTCTGGATATTCGGAACTACCCGTCGTGAACGGCGTCACgagcaacaataataacaacaacgatAATGACAAAAACAATCAGAAGTATGAAGTATTGGAAACGATTGAGTTCGTTAACCAGAAGCAGCAGCAACTGGTGTGCGTGACTGACTCCGAATCTTCGATAGACATTACAGAACCGGCCACCGTCTACGCCGAGAAGCCAGTGTTCGTATTACAAAACGAATGTGATGACCCCATTTTATCTGTGTCTCGTCCACCGACTCCATCCAATGCCAACAAGCAGCCAATCGAGAGTGCACAGCAGATCGAAGGTGACAACGTTTCATCTATGTCCTGTCCACTGACTCTGCCCAATACCGTCGAGCAGCCAATCGAGAGTTCACAGCAGATTGAAGGTGACAACGTTTCATCCATGTCCGGTCCATTGACTCCACCCTATACCGTCAAACAACATATCGAGATGGTACATCAGATCGAAAGTGACAACGTTTCATCCATGTCCTGTCCACTGACTCTGTCCAATACCGTCGAGCAGCCAATCGAGAGTTCACAGCAAATTGAAGGTGACAACGTTTCATCCATGTCCGGTCCATTGACTCCACCCTCTACCGTCAAACAACATATCGAGATGGTACAGCAGATCGAAAGTGACAACGTTTCATCCATGTCCTGTCCACTGACTCTGTCCAATACCGTCGAGCAGCCAATCGAGAGTTCACAGCAGATCGGAGGTGACAACGTTTCATCCATGTCCTGTCCACTGACTATGTCCATTGCCGTCGAGCAGCAAAATGATAGTGTGCAGAAGACCGAAAGTGATGACGTTTCATACATGTCCTATCCACTGACTCTGTCCAATACCGTCGAGACGCCAAACGAGAGTTCACAGCAGATCGGAGGTGACAACGTTTCATCCATGTCCTGTCCACTGACTCTGTCCACTACCGCCGAACAGCAGATCGAAGGTGAAAACGTTTCATCCGTTTCTTATCCACTGACTATGTCCATTGCCGTCGAGCAGCAAAATGAGAGTGTACAGAAGACCGAAAGTGATATCGTTTCTTCCATGTTCTGTCCATTGACCCGGTCCACTACCGCCGAACAGCAGATTAAGAGAGTACAGCAGATCGAAGGTGAAAACGTTTCATCTGTGTCTTGTCCACTGACTATGTCCATTGCCATTGAGCAGCACATTGAGAATGAACAGCAAATCAAAAGCGACCCAGCCTTATCCATTTCTAGTCTATTGTCTCTGTCCATTGTAGTTGAGCAGCCGGTGGCCGCTAAAAACTCAGTGATGACGGAAGTTGTCGTGGCCAACCACAATAAAGTTTCACCGGTATTGTCACCACAATTTCCACTTATGACATCAACCACTGACAAAGAGAACTCGATATTCCCTAAAGTTGTCTCGCCGTCGTCGCAGCCCGAAGATGGCAATGAGTGTACGGTTCAATCGAGTACGG GAATGATGGTGCTTTCAGACAAACCCGCGTTGTCCAAGTACGAGATGCAGATTAAAGAAATAGACAACAACATAATTTCGTACTCAAAATCGATACTGTGCACGGTGCTGGTCGTCGTGCTCCTTCGCGTCTTGTTCTGA
- the LOC132940717 gene encoding uncharacterized protein LOC132940717 gives MYADDSIMCCLFPNRCNSFPQTPVVIFSSVLEYINMIIVLSSYIFIVWSLTRIVLQFVEVPKLIDQNNSEDNRLEEQSLREDIQTNRTNEYLSDENNSDGYGDRLCSDSDLDVSNSFQRRLDRKNKSSSDCYNSTLDSSEEVVTIDMNNLSRRSSNSGRRKYSSTSDEKEERNHNMEHLEKHDYKMIALHQSKLTVIDEDDLKFLNVAQDDTNNDQPRNSRNTIPAVSDTDSINEEQRQNKPSDHPT, from the exons ATGTATGCGGACGACAGCATTATGTGCTGTCTATTTCCGAATAGATGTAACTCGTTTCCCCAAACGCCAGTAGTTATATTTTCGAGTGTAttggaatatataaatatgatcatCGTCTTAAGTTCATATATCTTCATAGTTTGGAGCTTAACGCGAATAGTGCTACAGTTTGTagag gtacctaaattaattgATCAAAACAACTCCGAAGACAATCGCTTAGAGGAACAATCACTTCGGGAAGATATACAAACGAACCGTACGAACGAGTATTTATCCGATGAAAATAATTCTGATGGATATGGTGACAGACTATGTTCGGATTCCGACTTAGATGTTTCTAATTCCTTTCAACGACGGCTtgacagaaaaaataaatcatcttCTGATTGTTACAATTCTACTTTAGATTCATCCGAAGAAGTTGTTACTATAGATATGAATAATCTAAGTAGAAGAAGTTCCAACTCCGGCAGAcga AAGTATAGTAGTACCAGTGACGAGAAAGAAGAGCGTAATCACAACATGGAACACCTCGAAAAACATGATTACAAAATGATTGCCCTGCATCAGTCTAAGTTAACTGTCATTGATGAAGATGATTTAAAATTTCTGAATGTGGCCCAAGATGATACGAATAATGACCAACCTAGAAACAGTAGAAACACG ATACCTGCAGTCTCGGACACAGATTCAATTAACGAGGAGCAGCGTCAGAATAAACCTTCCGACCatccaacataa
- the LOC132936665 gene encoding probable serine/threonine-protein kinase nek3 isoform X2 yields MDRNSRIYNFGPDGRDACWAALSSSWGRCSNQQGSFNSRSVNSCRSTKKTSVFKTSLSPRPQPPPSSSPRVLKRKSGVQQPSILANNRQSSSVEVVKLTILEPPSSNDQCNCSQSGYSELPVVNGVTSNNNNNNDNDKNNQKYEVLETIEFVNQKQQQLVCVTDSESSIDITEPATVYAEKPVFVLQNECDDPILSVSRPPTPSNANKQPIESAQQIEGDNVSSMSCPLTLPNTVEQPIESSQQIEGDNVSSMSGPLTPPYTVKQHIEMVHQIESDNVSSMSCPLTLSNTVEQPIESSQQIEGDNVSSMSGPLTPPSTVKQHIEMVQQIESDNVSSMSCPLTLSNTVEQPIESSQQIGGDNVSSMSCPLTMSIAVEQQNDSVQKTESDDVSYMSYPLTLSNTVETPNESSQQIGGDNVSSMSCPLTLSTTAEQQIEGENVSSVSYPLTMSIAVEQQNESVQKTESDIVSSMFCPLTRSTTAEQQIKRVQQIEGENVSSVSCPLTMSIAIEQHIENEQQIKSDPALSISSLLSLSIVVEQPVAAKNSVMTEVVVANHNKVSPVLSPQFPLMTSTTDKENSIFPKVVSPSSQPEDGNECTVQSSTDKPALSKYEMQIKEIDNNIISYSKSILCTVLVVVLLRVLF; encoded by the exons GATCATTTAATTCGAGGTCGGTCAATTCATGTAGGTCAACCAAAAAAACTAGCGTTTTTAAGACGTCACTGTCTCCGCGGCCACAGCCACCACCATCATCTTCGCCGAGGGTCCTCAAACGCAAATCGGGCGTACAACAACCGTCGATATTGGCCAACAATCGGCAATCCAGTTCGGTTGAGGTTGTGAAGCTAACAATTTTGGAACCACCGTCAAGTAATGATCAGTGCAACTGCAGCCAGTCTGGATATTCGGAACTACCCGTCGTGAACGGCGTCACgagcaacaataataacaacaacgatAATGACAAAAACAATCAGAAGTATGAAGTATTGGAAACGATTGAGTTCGTTAACCAGAAGCAGCAGCAACTGGTGTGCGTGACTGACTCCGAATCTTCGATAGACATTACAGAACCGGCCACCGTCTACGCCGAGAAGCCAGTGTTCGTATTACAAAACGAATGTGATGACCCCATTTTATCTGTGTCTCGTCCACCGACTCCATCCAATGCCAACAAGCAGCCAATCGAGAGTGCACAGCAGATCGAAGGTGACAACGTTTCATCTATGTCCTGTCCACTGACTCTGCCCAATACCGTCGAGCAGCCAATCGAGAGTTCACAGCAGATTGAAGGTGACAACGTTTCATCCATGTCCGGTCCATTGACTCCACCCTATACCGTCAAACAACATATCGAGATGGTACATCAGATCGAAAGTGACAACGTTTCATCCATGTCCTGTCCACTGACTCTGTCCAATACCGTCGAGCAGCCAATCGAGAGTTCACAGCAAATTGAAGGTGACAACGTTTCATCCATGTCCGGTCCATTGACTCCACCCTCTACCGTCAAACAACATATCGAGATGGTACAGCAGATCGAAAGTGACAACGTTTCATCCATGTCCTGTCCACTGACTCTGTCCAATACCGTCGAGCAGCCAATCGAGAGTTCACAGCAGATCGGAGGTGACAACGTTTCATCCATGTCCTGTCCACTGACTATGTCCATTGCCGTCGAGCAGCAAAATGATAGTGTGCAGAAGACCGAAAGTGATGACGTTTCATACATGTCCTATCCACTGACTCTGTCCAATACCGTCGAGACGCCAAACGAGAGTTCACAGCAGATCGGAGGTGACAACGTTTCATCCATGTCCTGTCCACTGACTCTGTCCACTACCGCCGAACAGCAGATCGAAGGTGAAAACGTTTCATCCGTTTCTTATCCACTGACTATGTCCATTGCCGTCGAGCAGCAAAATGAGAGTGTACAGAAGACCGAAAGTGATATCGTTTCTTCCATGTTCTGTCCATTGACCCGGTCCACTACCGCCGAACAGCAGATTAAGAGAGTACAGCAGATCGAAGGTGAAAACGTTTCATCTGTGTCTTGTCCACTGACTATGTCCATTGCCATTGAGCAGCACATTGAGAATGAACAGCAAATCAAAAGCGACCCAGCCTTATCCATTTCTAGTCTATTGTCTCTGTCCATTGTAGTTGAGCAGCCGGTGGCCGCTAAAAACTCAGTGATGACGGAAGTTGTCGTGGCCAACCACAATAAAGTTTCACCGGTATTGTCACCACAATTTCCACTTATGACATCAACCACTGACAAAGAGAACTCGATATTCCCTAAAGTTGTCTCGCCGTCGTCGCAGCCCGAAGATGGCAATGAGTGTACGGTTCAATCGAGTACGG ACAAACCCGCGTTGTCCAAGTACGAGATGCAGATTAAAGAAATAGACAACAACATAATTTCGTACTCAAAATCGATACTGTGCACGGTGCTGGTCGTCGTGCTCCTTCGCGTCTTGTTCTGA